A single region of the Brachypodium distachyon strain Bd21 chromosome 3, Brachypodium_distachyon_v3.0, whole genome shotgun sequence genome encodes:
- the LOC100834320 gene encoding probable N-acetyltransferase HLS1: protein MGDQEKKHKMAIRVREFEMERDLPAVEELERRCQVGLSGDQADDVASTGTAEEDGGGAANKKCRRRKKKTKKKRGMSLYVEQIGDPFARVRHSPDHVILVAEYGEEEAGEVVGVIKACVRAVSRGKKKKQHEFAKTACLLGLRVSPSHRRLGIATALVSRAEAWCAARGAAHATMATTSSNAASLALFTGRFGYAPFRRPVFLGHPVHRHRARVPAAHRVLQLPPQLAAAAYAATTLQEAEFVPADLPALLAHKLTLGTYLALNRGAPPDADAGTPASYAMLSVWDATRSLRLRVSGAAPLLRASLAAARALDRHAPWLRVPSLPDVFRPFGTYLLYGLRMSGPDGPALLRSLCRHAHNVARRNPACAVVAADLGPDDPAAAAVPHWARFSCHDDVWCVKKLAAPAASGNAFHAAADEDEEDDAWMTAPPPGVLFVDPREF, encoded by the exons ATGGGTGATCAGGAAAAGAAGCATAAGATGGCGATAAGAGTCAGGGAGTTCGAAATGGAGAGGGACTtgccggcggtggaggagctggagcgCCGGTGCCAGGTCGGGCTCTCCGGCGACCAGGCGGATGACGTCGCGTCCACCGGCACCgccgaagaagacggcggtggcgccgccaaTAAGAAGTGCAGGAGGCGCAaaaagaagacgaagaagaagagaggcaTGTCGCTGTACGTGGAGCAGATCGGCGACCCGTTCGCCCGGGTGCGCCACTCGCCGGACCACGTCATCCTG GTTGCTGAgtacggagaagaagaagcaggagaGGTGGTCGGGGTGATCAAGGCGTGCGTCAGGGCAGTGAGCcgagggaagaagaagaagcagcatgAGTTCGCCAAGACGGcctgcctcctcggcctcaGGGTCTCCCCCTCCCACAg GCGGCTCGGGATCGCGACGGCGCTGGTGTCCCGGGCGGAGGCGTGGTGCGCGGCGAGAGGCGCGGCGCACGCGACCATGGCGACCACGTCCTCCAACGCCGCCTCCCTGGCTCTCTTCACCGGCCGCTTCGGCTACGCCCCGTTCCGCCGCCCGGTCTTCCTGGGCCACCCGGTGCACCGCCACCGCGCCCGCGTCCCGGCCGCGCACCGCGTGCTCCAGCTCCCGCCCcaactcgccgccgccgcctacgcCGCCACCACGCTGCAAGAAGCCGAGTTCGTCCCCGCCGACCTCCCGGCTCTGCTCGCCCACAAGCTCACCCTCGGCACCTACCTCGCCCTCAACCGCGGCGCCCCGCCGGATGCCGATGCCGGAACGCCGGCGTCGTACGCGATGCTGAGCGTGTGGGACGCCACGCGGTCGCTGCGGCTGCGGGTGTCGGgcgcggcgccgctgctcaGGGCGTCGCtggcggccgcgcgcgccctgGACCGGCACGCGCCGTGGCTGCGCGTGCCCTCGCTCCCGGACGTGTTCCGCCCCTTCGGGACGTACCTCCTCTACGGGCTCCGCATGTCCGGGCCTGACGGGCCGGCCCTGCTCCGCTCCCTCTGCCGCCACGCGCACAACGTGGCGAGAAGGAACCCCGCGTGCGCCGTCGTGGCGGCGGATCTCGGGCCGGATGAccctgcggccgccgccgtcccgcacTGGGCCAGATTCTCCTGCCACGACGACGTCTGGTGCGTCAAGAAgctcgccgcccccgccgcttCCGGCAATGCCTtccacgccgccgctgatgaagacgaagaagatgacgCCTGGATGACGGCGCCACCGCCCGGCGTCTTGTTCGTGGACCCACGGGAGTTCTGA
- the LOC100832337 gene encoding chorismate mutase 2 translates to MEAGGEQLSLAAVRDQLIREEDSIVFALIERAKRPRNAPAYSSASGGRGQSLAEFFVREAEALYAKAGHYQKPEDVPFFPQDLLPPLFPTKDLPKVLHPSASSVCVNDAIWKMYFDELLPLFTADGDDGNYSETVALDFACLQALSRRIHCGKYVAEVKFKDAPQDYSPPIHAKDSNALMNLLTFKAVEEKVKRRVEKKARIFGQNVILEDSVDNQDVEFKVDPNVLSKLYDLWVMPLTKDVEVEYLLHRLD, encoded by the exons ATGGAAGCCGGGGGCGAGCAGCTGAGCCTGGCCGCGGTCCGCGACCAACTGATCCGGGAGGAGGACTCCATCGTCTTCGCGCTCATCGAGCGCGCCAAGCGCCCGCGCAACGCGCCGGCCTACTCGTCGGcctccggcggccgcggccaaTCCCTCGCCGAGTTCTTCGTCCGGGAAGCCGAGGCCCTGTACGCCAAG GCTGGACACTACCAAAAGCCAGAAGATGTGCCATTCTTCCCTCAAGATCTTCTGCCACCTCTCTTTCCTACCAAAGACTTACCAAAG GTTTTGCACCCTTCTGCTTCATCCGTCTGTGTGAATGATGCAATATGGAAGATGTACTTCGATGAATTGCTCCCGTTATTCACTGCAGATGGTGACGATGGCAACTATTCAGAAACAGTTGCATTAGATTTTGCATGTCTGCAG GCTCTCTCGAGAAGAATCCATTGTGGTAAATATGTTGCTGAGGTGAAGTTCAAAGACGCTCCTCAAGATTACAGCCCACCGATACATGCTAAG GACAGCAATGCTCTGATGAACTTGCTAACATTCAAGGCAGTTGAAGAAAAGGTTAAGAGGAGAGTTGAGAAGAAGGCCAGGATATTCGGACAGAATGTCATTTTGGAGGACAGTGTTGACAATCAAGATGTCGAATTCAAAGTTGATCCGAACGTTCTTTCTAAGCTATATGATCTCTGGGTAATGCCTTTAACAAAAGATGTCGAAGTTGAGTATCTTCTCCACCGTCTCGATTGA
- the LOC100834619 gene encoding uncharacterized protein LOC100834619 has translation MPNGENKLFKMPNADGEISALHKEWDDARCPICMDHPHNAVLLLCSSHDKGCRSYICDTSYRHSNCLDRFKKMKLDHMDSSSQPSSSFPRDPSNQNVAQISHIGLSRESPSLLIDIPDHEDLGHQHVIHSSAAVAGQQEEINFNQDTDLTLEAHEGEGSGLVESGEAANLNQLMCPLCRGTVEGWQIIKDARQYLDEKARACSREACTFSGNYSALRRHARRVHPTTRPADVDPSRRRAWHRLEHQREYGDILSAIRSAMPGAVVLGDYVIEGGDMSSHNREGSGPSQPSGSLLTTFFLFHMMSTSPMRSGDEPRGSSRGLRRQRRRYLWGENLLGLQYDDDDDEEGDDNLAEEIQRPRSRRRFVRSRSEERR, from the coding sequence ATGCCAAATGGAGAGAACAAGTTGTTTAAGATGCCAAATGCAGATGGAGAAATTTCTGCGCTGCACAAGGAATGGGATGATGCTCGATGCCCAATTTGCATGGACCACCCCCACAATGCTGTTCTTTTGCTGTGCAGCTCCCATGACAAAGGATGCAGGTCCTACATATGTGATACGAGCTATAGACACTCAAATTGCCTAGATAGGTTTAAGAAAATGAAACTGGACCACATGGACAGTTCATCACAGCCGAGCTCTTCCTTTCCTAGAGATCCGAGTAACCAAAATGTTGCACAGATATCTCATATTGGTCTCAGTAGAGAGAGTCCCAGCCTATTAATAGATATACCTGACCACGAAGATCTCGGTCATCAGCATGTCATTCATAGCTCTGCAGCTGTAGCTGGGCAACAAGAAGAAATCAATTTTAATCAAGACACAGATTTAACATTGGAAGCTCACGAGGGAGAAGGAAGTGGGCTTGTGGAGTCAGGTGAGGCGGCCAACTTGAACCAATTGATGTGCCCGCTGTGTAGGGGTACTGTGGAGGGCTGGCAGATCATCAAAGATGCCAGGCAGTATTTGGATGAGAAGGCAAGAGCTTGCTCGCGGGAAGCATGCACATTTTCTGGTAACTACAGTGCGCTCCGTAGACATGCCAGGAGGGTCCACCCCACAACAAGGCCTGCCGATGTAGACCCATCAAGACGCCGTGCGTGGCACCGCCtggagcaccagcgggagtaTGGTGACATACTGAGTGCAATCAGGTCTGCTATGCCCGGGGCAGTTGTGCTTGGAGATTATGTTATTGAAGGTGGTGATATGTCTTCCCACAACCGTGAAGGCAGTGGACCAAGTCAACCAAGTGGGTCTTTGTTGACAACATTCTTTCTATTCCATATGATGAGCACTAGTCCAATGAGATCAGGAGATGAGCCAAGAGGCTCATCAAGGGGCTTAAGAAGGCAGAGGCGTCGTTATCTGTGGGGAGAGAACTTATTAGGTCTCCAGtatgacgacgacgatgacgaggagggGGATGATAACCTAGCTGAAGAGATTCAGAGGCCAAGAAGTCGCCGGAGGTTCGTAAGATCAAGGTCAGAGGAGCGGCGCTGA
- the LOC100831132 gene encoding cinnamoyl-CoA reductase 1 isoform X1, translating into MTHTATGVSKLRAVVTARFPRLFRVSAEKETMDSLDQAQGDGLRSVAPHTELSLPPPVPRILSKKNPFLAVAMAGGVVCVTGAGGFIGSWIVKLLLARGYSVRGTSRRADDPKNAHLWALEGASERLAMVQADLLDRESLRAAFAGCLGVIHTASPMHDTPEEIIEPVITGTRNVVEVAADCGVRRVVLSSTIGTMYMDPRRDPDKPLDDSCWSDLEYCKRTKNWYCYAKTIAERGAWEAARARGLDLAVVIPVVVLGEMLQPGMNTSTLHILKYLTGEAKAYVNESHAYVHVRDAAEAHVRVLLAPGAGGRRYVCAERTLHRGELCRILADLFPEYPIPTRCKDEVNPPKKGYKFTNQPLKDLGINFTPVHEYLYEAVKSLQEKGFIQKASGIKELGKRGSPPQKSSVPLLVSKL; encoded by the exons ATGACCCACACGGCCACTGGTGTTAGTAAATTGAGGGCAGTAGTTACCGCTCGTTTTCCCCGCCTCTTCAGAGTGTCTGCCGAGAAAGAGACCA TGGATTCGCTGGATCAGGCTCAAGGGGACGGACTCCGGTCGGTCGCCCCACACACAGAGCTgtcactgccgccgccggtcccACGAATTCTCTCCAAGAAGAATCCTTTTTTAGCggtggccatggccggcggcgtggTCTGCGTGACCGGTGCCGGCGGCTTCATCGGGTCGTGGATCGTCAAGCTTCTCCTCGCCCGCGGGTACTCCGTCCGCGGCACCTCCCGCCGCGCCG ATGACCCCAAGAACGCGCACCTGTGGGCGCTGGAAGGCGCGTCGGAGCGGCTGGCCATGGTGCAGGCGGACCTGCTTGACCGGGAAAGTCTCCGGGCCGCCTTCGCCGGCTGCCTCGGCGTCATCCACACCGCCTCCCCGATGCACGACACCCCC GAGGAGATCATCGAGCCGGTGATCACCGGGACGCGCAACGTGGTGGAGGTGGCCGCCGACTGCGGCGTCCGCCGCGTCGTGCTGTCCTCCACCATCGGCACCATGTACATGGACCCTCGCCGCGACCCGGACAAGCCCCTCGACGACTCCTGCTGGAGCGACCTCGAATACTGCAAGCGCACCAAG AACTGGTACTGCTACGCGAAGACGATCGCGGAGCGGGGCGCgtgggaggcggcgagggcgcgCGGGCTGGACTTGGCGGTGGTGATCCCCGTGGTGGTGCTGGGCGAGATGCTGCAGCCAGGGATGAACACCAGCACCTTGCACATCCTCAAGTacctcaccggcgaggccaaGGCGTACGTCAACGAGTCGCACGCCTACGTGCACGTCAGGGACGCCGCCGAGGCGCACGTCAGGGTGCTCCTGGCCCCGGGCGCCGGGGGCCGCCGCTACGTCTGCGCCGAGAGGACGCTGCACCGCGGCGAGCTCTGCCGGATCCTCGCCGACCTCTTCCCGGAGTACCCCATCCCCACAAG ATGCAAGGATGAGGTAAATCCACCAAAGAAGGGTTACAAGTTCACGAACCAGCCTCTCAAGGACCTGGGCATCAACTTCACCCCTGTGCATGAATACTTATACGAAGCAGTGAAATCCCTGCAAGAAAAGGGGTTCATCCAGAAGGCTTCTGGCATCAAG GAGCTTGGCAAACGGGGTTCACCGCCTCAAAAATCATCAGTGCCTCTATTAGTTTCAAAACTTTGA
- the LOC100831132 gene encoding cinnamoyl-CoA reductase 1 isoform X2 — translation MAGGVVCVTGAGGFIGSWIVKLLLARGYSVRGTSRRADDPKNAHLWALEGASERLAMVQADLLDRESLRAAFAGCLGVIHTASPMHDTPEEIIEPVITGTRNVVEVAADCGVRRVVLSSTIGTMYMDPRRDPDKPLDDSCWSDLEYCKRTKNWYCYAKTIAERGAWEAARARGLDLAVVIPVVVLGEMLQPGMNTSTLHILKYLTGEAKAYVNESHAYVHVRDAAEAHVRVLLAPGAGGRRYVCAERTLHRGELCRILADLFPEYPIPTRCKDEVNPPKKGYKFTNQPLKDLGINFTPVHEYLYEAVKSLQEKGFIQKASGIKELGKRGSPPQKSSVPLLVSKL, via the exons atggccggcggcgtggTCTGCGTGACCGGTGCCGGCGGCTTCATCGGGTCGTGGATCGTCAAGCTTCTCCTCGCCCGCGGGTACTCCGTCCGCGGCACCTCCCGCCGCGCCG ATGACCCCAAGAACGCGCACCTGTGGGCGCTGGAAGGCGCGTCGGAGCGGCTGGCCATGGTGCAGGCGGACCTGCTTGACCGGGAAAGTCTCCGGGCCGCCTTCGCCGGCTGCCTCGGCGTCATCCACACCGCCTCCCCGATGCACGACACCCCC GAGGAGATCATCGAGCCGGTGATCACCGGGACGCGCAACGTGGTGGAGGTGGCCGCCGACTGCGGCGTCCGCCGCGTCGTGCTGTCCTCCACCATCGGCACCATGTACATGGACCCTCGCCGCGACCCGGACAAGCCCCTCGACGACTCCTGCTGGAGCGACCTCGAATACTGCAAGCGCACCAAG AACTGGTACTGCTACGCGAAGACGATCGCGGAGCGGGGCGCgtgggaggcggcgagggcgcgCGGGCTGGACTTGGCGGTGGTGATCCCCGTGGTGGTGCTGGGCGAGATGCTGCAGCCAGGGATGAACACCAGCACCTTGCACATCCTCAAGTacctcaccggcgaggccaaGGCGTACGTCAACGAGTCGCACGCCTACGTGCACGTCAGGGACGCCGCCGAGGCGCACGTCAGGGTGCTCCTGGCCCCGGGCGCCGGGGGCCGCCGCTACGTCTGCGCCGAGAGGACGCTGCACCGCGGCGAGCTCTGCCGGATCCTCGCCGACCTCTTCCCGGAGTACCCCATCCCCACAAG ATGCAAGGATGAGGTAAATCCACCAAAGAAGGGTTACAAGTTCACGAACCAGCCTCTCAAGGACCTGGGCATCAACTTCACCCCTGTGCATGAATACTTATACGAAGCAGTGAAATCCCTGCAAGAAAAGGGGTTCATCCAGAAGGCTTCTGGCATCAAG GAGCTTGGCAAACGGGGTTCACCGCCTCAAAAATCATCAGTGCCTCTATTAGTTTCAAAACTTTGA